In one Campylobacter insulaenigrae NCTC 12927 genomic region, the following are encoded:
- a CDS encoding gycolate oxidase, subunit GlcD-related protein, whose amino-acid sequence MQESHKRFFQNLLGKDNVFFDEIHKRAYSYDATKNHYLPDGVLFPRNENDVSEILKYCNKENIIIIPRGSGSGFTGGALAVNGGIVLSFEKHMNKILEIDLENLVAVVEPGVINAKLQKVLSEYNLFYPPDPASMDYSSIGGNVSENAGGMRAAKYGITKDYVMALRAVLPNGEVIRAGKKTIKDVAGYNLAGILIASEGSLAVLTQITLKLVALPKIKKTAMGIFDSIDDAMNAVYKTLAKGVTPVSMEFLDQLSIQALELKFNKGLPVDAGAILIADVDGNVEESVEADLKILQENFLDSKAREFKIAKDEQEAADIWFARRNCSQSVAMYGKLKLNEDITVPRAKLPELLKGISEISKKYDFKIPCFGHAGDGNVHTNVMVSDKNNSELVVKGYEAVEEIFKLTVSLGGTLSGEHGIGISKAPFMKLAFNEAEMELMRNIKKAFDPNNILNPFKMGL is encoded by the coding sequence ATGCAAGAAAGTCATAAAAGGTTTTTCCAAAATTTATTAGGAAAAGATAATGTTTTCTTCGATGAAATACATAAACGAGCTTATAGTTATGATGCGACAAAAAATCACTATTTACCAGATGGCGTGCTTTTTCCAAGAAATGAAAACGATGTTAGTGAAATTTTAAAATATTGTAACAAAGAAAATATTATCATAATTCCTAGAGGTTCAGGTTCTGGTTTTACAGGTGGAGCCTTGGCTGTTAATGGTGGTATAGTTTTAAGTTTTGAAAAACATATGAATAAGATTTTAGAAATTGATCTTGAAAATTTAGTTGCTGTAGTAGAACCTGGAGTAATTAATGCAAAATTACAAAAAGTACTAAGTGAATACAATTTATTTTATCCACCTGATCCTGCTAGTATGGATTATTCTTCAATAGGTGGTAATGTAAGTGAAAATGCTGGTGGAATGAGAGCTGCAAAATATGGCATCACTAAAGATTATGTGATGGCTTTAAGAGCTGTCTTGCCTAATGGAGAAGTTATTAGAGCTGGTAAAAAAACAATAAAAGATGTAGCAGGTTATAATTTGGCCGGAATCTTAATAGCTAGTGAAGGATCTTTAGCTGTACTTACTCAAATTACACTCAAACTTGTAGCTTTACCTAAAATTAAAAAAACTGCCATGGGAATTTTTGATAGCATAGATGATGCTATGAATGCTGTTTATAAAACTTTAGCAAAAGGTGTTACGCCAGTATCTATGGAATTTTTAGATCAATTAAGTATTCAAGCGCTTGAGCTTAAATTTAATAAGGGTTTGCCAGTAGATGCAGGAGCTATTTTAATTGCTGATGTAGATGGAAATGTGGAAGAATCTGTAGAAGCAGATTTGAAGATATTGCAAGAGAATTTTTTAGATTCTAAAGCTAGGGAATTTAAAATTGCAAAAGATGAGCAAGAAGCTGCAGATATTTGGTTTGCAAGAAGAAACTGCTCCCAAAGTGTTGCAATGTACGGGAAATTAAAGCTTAATGAGGATATTACAGTGCCTCGTGCAAAATTACCAGAGCTTTTAAAAGGAATATCTGAAATTTCTAAAAAATATGATTTTAAAATCCCTTGTTTTGGTCATGCAGGCGATGGAAATGTTCACACTAATGTTATGGTAAGTGATAAAAATAATTCTGAATTAGTAGTAAAAGGTTATGAGGCAGTAGAAGAAATTTTTAAACTTACGGTTTCTTTAGGAGGGACTTTAAGTGGAGAGCATGGTATAGGAATTTCTAAGGCTCCATTTATGAAATTGGCATTTAATGAAGCTGAGATGGAATTGATGCGAAATATAAAAAAAGCATTTGATCCAAATAATATATTAAACCCTTTTAAAATGGGTCTTTGA
- a CDS encoding YihY/virulence factor BrkB family protein, which produces MNFKNILKIFLYLRDKEILNYAAALSFYTILSLIPLLFLCFWVFTQIPSFEIYQEKIKNLIFAFLIPTQQELIIGYINTFLKNSVNIGLIGLVAMAITSLAFFSGYDYVVNKLLQEETKNLWHSISSYWTLVTLTPLGLGLSFYISGLIQKTLDDFNIGLNFFEILPYVIIWVLFFISYSSSLNKKGSVKLLLIISFGASVIWYISKTIFVYYAVYNKTYLNVYGSFSVILFFFLWIYISWIIYLLGLKVYILLDQENKGNKPKRNYKKS; this is translated from the coding sequence ATGAATTTTAAAAATATCTTAAAAATATTTTTATATCTAAGAGATAAAGAAATTTTAAATTATGCTGCGGCCTTGAGTTTTTATACTATTTTATCTTTAATCCCACTTTTGTTTTTGTGTTTTTGGGTTTTTACCCAAATTCCAAGTTTTGAAATATATCAAGAAAAAATTAAAAATTTAATTTTTGCATTTTTGATTCCAACTCAACAAGAATTAATAATAGGCTATATAAATACCTTTTTAAAAAATAGTGTTAATATAGGCTTAATAGGACTTGTAGCTATGGCCATCACTTCGCTTGCGTTTTTTTCAGGTTATGATTATGTGGTCAATAAACTTTTACAAGAAGAAACTAAAAATTTATGGCATAGTATTAGTTCTTATTGGACTTTAGTTACTTTAACACCTTTAGGATTAGGTCTTAGTTTTTATATTTCAGGCTTGATACAAAAGACATTAGATGATTTTAATATTGGTTTAAATTTTTTTGAAATTTTACCTTATGTTATTATTTGGGTTTTATTTTTTATATCATATTCTAGTTCATTGAATAAAAAAGGTAGTGTAAAGCTTTTACTTATAATTTCTTTTGGCGCTTCTGTTATATGGTATATTTCTAAAACTATTTTTGTGTACTATGCGGTATATAATAAAACTTATTTAAATGTGTATGGTTCTTTTTCTGTTATTTTATTTTTCTTTTTATGGATATATATTTCGTGGATAATTTATCTTTTGGGTTTGAAAGTTTATATTTTATTAGATCAAGAAAATAAAGGGAATAAACCCAAGAGAAACTACAAAAAGAGCTAA